CTAAATTTAACGTTTCATGCCGAAACGAAGAATCCATCCATTTGCATGATGCCGTTGCTTCAGTCAGTTATGATAAGCGTCATACGGAATCTAACTGAGAAGGATAAGTCACAATGAAGTATATTTTTATAGGGTTCATTAAATTTTATCGAAAAGCAATTAGCCCTTTTAAGCCGCCATCCTGCCGGTTCTACCCAACATGCTCTGAATACGGAATCGAGGCTTTTCACCGTTTTGGAGCTGTTAAGGGTGGATTTTTAACAATAAAAAGGATAAGTAAATGTCACCCCTTTCATCCGGGTGGTGTTGATTTAGTTCCTGAAAAAAAGGGAAAACAATCTTAAACGAAAAATAGCAGTTGATGCTATAAGGAGCTGACTTCATTGAAACTACAGATGAGTAAAGAAGTTGCCAAATGGTATAAGCAAGAATTGGATATCACAGATAACTCCAAATTACGTTTCTATGTAAGATACGGGGGAATGGGCGGTAATATTCCAGGTTTCTCGTTAGGAATTATGAAAGATGAACCAGAAGATGTTCATACCTCTATAGAAGTAGAAAATATAACTTTTTTTATTGAGAAAAAAGATGCTTGGTATTTTGAAGAGAAAGATCTAAAAATTCATTTAAACAGAAAAATAATGGAACCTGCGTTTAACTATATGGATGAAAAGCAATAGAAAAGGGCGTACTTAAACGTTAACGCCCTTTTCTATTATAATCTGAATTTATCTATATGATCCCATTTGTTCTCTTGCTGCAATATATCCTTTTGTTGTTTACCAAACAAATCAAAATGTGGAAATCTTTCATCTTTATGGATCCAATTTTCTATAAGTCCATATTTTTTCCCCCACTTTTTTAACTTATCGATATCGCTGCAGCCGACCTTTGTTACGGTATCACAACCTGGAAAAACGGTCATCAATCCAAAAATGTGTTAAAAATGCGATATTTCCGCTCTCAACTTTTTTCTTCCACGCGTTTACTTCTTCTCTTTTCACACCAAATGCCATGTTTATTCCCCTTCAATTTGTTGTATGTAAGCTTGGTGCCATTCAGGAAACGTTTTACGCAGTGATAAAGGGCGAAAGTTT
This region of Virgibacillus sp. NKC19-3 genomic DNA includes:
- the yidD gene encoding membrane protein insertion efficiency factor YidD — protein: MKYIFIGFIKFYRKAISPFKPPSCRFYPTCSEYGIEAFHRFGAVKGGFLTIKRISKCHPFHPGGVDLVPEKKGKQS
- a CDS encoding HesB/YadR/YfhF family protein translates to MKLQMSKEVAKWYKQELDITDNSKLRFYVRYGGMGGNIPGFSLGIMKDEPEDVHTSIEVENITFFIEKKDAWYFEEKDLKIHLNRKIMEPAFNYMDEKQ